A single Brassica rapa cultivar Chiifu-401-42 chromosome A04, CAAS_Brap_v3.01, whole genome shotgun sequence DNA region contains:
- the LOC108871589 gene encoding ribosomal protein S14, mitochondrial: protein MANLRGLLTNVSSYCQRSFSQIKAPNYLNQIQTRQISTTLTKPASKHSGTEQGVKRNSADHRRRLLAARFELRRKLYKAFCKDPELPSEMREKNRYKLSKLPRNSAFTRIRNRCVFTGRSRSVTELFRMSRICFRGLANKGELMGIKKSSW, encoded by the coding sequence ATGGCCAATCTCCGAGGCCTCCTAACAAACGTATCCTCCTACTGCCAACGCTCCTTCTCCCAAATCAAAGCCCCGAACTATCTCAATCAAATCCAAACCCGACAAATCTCGACGACGCTTACCAAACCGGCGTCGAAACACAGCGGCACGGAGCAAGGAGTGAAGCGAAACAGCGCCGATCACAGGCGCAGGCTGCTCGCGGCGAGGTTCGAGCTGAGGAGGAAGCTCTACAAGGCGTTCTGCAAGGATCCGGAGCTTCCCAGCGAAATGAGGGAGAAGAATCGGTACAAGCTGTCGAAGTTGCCGAGGAACAGTGCGTTCACGAGGATAAGGAACCGGTGCGTGTTCACTGGTCGGTCTAGGTCCGTGACGGAGCTGTTTAGGATGTCGAGAATCTGTTTCCGTGGGTTGGCGAATAAAGGTGAATTGATGGGTATCAAGAAGTCGTCTTGGTAG
- the LOC103865344 gene encoding uncharacterized protein LOC103865344, translating to MKTKYGAVVAPVFALAGVYVAWEYIYHRLWRKNNENTDIPDSKNSIRKSLVEKRRDDNVKNTSKEASSRRSGRAQNTLSRSVSMGAIRGGKLALKRLLDLHSYSADTSSLANAEIEFESLLSKENPDFELLQRDIVKMETSGKEAKGVEILKKALEKARKEERGHEAYEIEMLLVEMLIYLGNIEEALKCKCLEDEVITDARRPFYQAIIQYLSGHPEKQVEETFNRFREIQIGLQWPGSSSEECETREVTLDEFKKVLESLKQKIQDSTNIKIVNSTPLDKQH from the exons ATGAAGACAAAGTATGGAGCAGTAGTTGCACCCGTTTTCGCCCTTGCTGGTGTCTATGTTGCTTGGGAGTACATATACCATCGTTTATGGAGAAAGAATAACGAAAACACTGACATTCCAGATAGCAAAAATAGTATACGTAAAAGCCTTGTTGAAAAAAGAAGAGACGATAATGTTAAAAACACTAGTAAGGAGGCTTCTTCGAGAAGAAGTGGAAGGGCTCAGAATACCCTCTCAAGATCTGTTTCAATGGGGGCTATTCGAGGAGGAAAGTTGGCATTGAAGAGATTGCTTGATTTGCACTCATATAGTGCTGATACTTCTTCCCTTGCAAATGCTGAAATCGAATTTGAATCCTTGCTTTCCAAGGAAAATCCGGATTTTGAGTTGCTTCAG AGAGACATTGTGAAGATGGAAACGAGTGGAAAAGAAGCAAAAGGAGTGGAGATATTAAAGAAAGCATTAGAGAAAGcaagaaaagaagagagaggTCATGAGGCTTATGAGATTGAAATGTTGCTTGTGGAGATGTTGATCTACTTG ggAAACATTGAAGAGGCTTTAAAATGTAAGTGTTTAGAGGATGAAGTCATAACAGATGCAAGACGTCCTTTTTACCAG GCTATAATCCAGTATCTTAGTGGACATCCTGAGAAGCAAGTGGAGGAGACATTCAACAGGTTCAGGGAGATTCAGATCGGTCTACAATGGCCTGGAAGCAGCTCAGAAGAGTGTGAGACTCGTGAAGTCACATTAGATGAGTTCAAGAAAGTGCTGGAGTCTCTCAAGCAAAAAATCCAAGACAGCACGAACATAAAAATTGTAAACTCAACTCCACTTGACAAACAACATTGA
- the LOC103865345 gene encoding LOW QUALITY PROTEIN: gibberellin 2-beta-dioxygenase 3 (The sequence of the model RefSeq protein was modified relative to this genomic sequence to represent the inferred CDS: substituted 1 base at 1 genomic stop codon) encodes MVVVLQPVPKGKTSSVLIPVVDLADPTSKTQIVKACEELGFFKVVNHGVRPDLLTQLEEEGAVSTKFFALSQSLKDKAGPADPFGYGSKRIGLQGDVGCVEYILLNANSHLSSTKTTAVFRKTPAIFREAVEEYMEEMKGMSSKVLEMVEEALGIEPKEKVSRLVKVKESDSCFRMNYYKEKEETQAKEEIGFGEHTDPQLISVLRSNDTEGLQICLKDGTWVPVPPDHSSFFVFVGDTLQVMTNGRFKSVKHRVLTNTKRSRLSMIYFAGPPLTEKIAPLACLVPKQEDYLYKELTWSQYKSSGYKTKLGDYRLGLFEKXLPSSIFNV; translated from the exons ATGGTTGTTGTGTTACAGCCAGTCCCAAAAGGCAAAACGAGTTCGGTTTTAATCCCAGTTGTAGACTTAGCCGACCCAACTTCCAAAACCCAAATCGTTAAGGCTTGCGAGGAGTTAGGCTTCTTCAAAGTCGTCAACCATGGTGTTAGACCCGATCTTTTAACCCAGTTGGAGGAAGAAGGGGCCGTTT CCACCAAGTTCTTTGCTTTGTCTCAGTCTCTCAAAGATAAAGCCGGTCCAGCCGACCCGTTTGGATACGGTAGTAAGCGAATCGGACTCCAAGGTGACGTGGGATGCGTTGAGTATATTCTCCTCAATGCTAATAGTCATCTGTCGTCTACCAAAACCACCGCCGTTTTCCGGAAAACCCCTGCCATTTTCAG AGAGGCGGTGGAAGAGTACATGGAAGAGATGAAGGGAATGTCGAGCAAGGTTCTTGAAATGGTAGAAGAAGCGCTTGGGATAGAGCCAAAGGAGAAGGTGAGCAGATTGGTGAAGGTGAAGGAGAGTGATTCGTGTTTTAGGATGAACTATTACAAGGAGAAGGAAGAGACTCAGGCCAAGGAAGAGATTGGGTTCGGTGAGCACACTGATCCACAGTTAATATCAGTGCTCAGATCAAACGACACTGAGGGCTTACAAATCTGTTTGAAAGATGGGACTTGGGTCCCTGTTCCACCTGATCactcttctttctttgtttttgtcgGAGATACTCTTCAG GTGATGACTAACGGAAGATTCAAGAGTGTGAAACACAGAGTGCTCACAAATACAAAGAGGTCAAGATTATCGATGATCTACTTCGCAGGTCCACCGTTGACGGAGAAGATTGCACCATTGGCATGCCTTGTCCCCAAGCAAGAGGATTATCTTTATAAAGAGCTTACTTGGTCTCAATACAAGTCATCTGGTTACAAGACTAAGCTTGGTGACTATAGGCTTGGTCTCTTTGAGAAATAACTTCCATCTTCTATATTTAATGTTTGA
- the LOC103865346 gene encoding uncharacterized protein LOC103865346, giving the protein MAAITTAVIALAGIILGWITIEMACKPCLEKGREAIDRSLNPDYDPDDEDVVDASSAPRAPLLTNRPPDIPDPSAADPSTALKSV; this is encoded by the coding sequence ATGGCGGCGATAACAACCGCAGTGATAGCACTAGCCGGAATCATACTTGGATGGATAACGATAGAGATGGCTTGCAAGCCTTGTCTTGAGAAAGGCCGTGAAGCCATCGACAGATCTCTCAACCCCGATTACGATCCCGACGACGAAGACGTCGTCGATGCTTCCTCCGCCCCTCGCGCTCCTCTCCTCACCAATCGTCCTCCGGATATCCCCGATCCCTCCGCCGCTGATCCCTCCACCGCGTTAAAGTCAGTctga
- the LOC103865348 gene encoding protein TIFY 5B, whose protein sequence is MEMQSNCDLELRLLPPYDSRSSVTPQPKKESQILTIFYNGHICVSSDLTHLQAKAILSLASKDMEERSLSLKSSNRSEPSIIPYNLNHNQKVSMKRSLRSFLQKRNVRIQASCPYHRSR, encoded by the exons ATGGAGATGCAAAGCAACTGCGATTTGGAACTTCGCCTTCTTCCTCCTTATGATTCAAGAAGCTCAGTAACTCCACAACCAAAGAAAGAATCACAGATATTAACCATTTTCTACAACGGGCACATATGTGTTTCTTCAGATCTTACCCATCTCCAG GCAAAAGCTATACTATCACTCGCGAGTAAAGATATGGAAGAGAGATCATTATCATTGAAAAGTTCAAACCGCTCTGAGCCTTCGATAATTCCATACAATTTGAACCATAATCAAAAGGTCTCCATGAAGAGATCTCTTCGTAGTTTTCTTCAGAAACGGAATGTTCGGATCCAAGCTTCATGTCCATACCACCGTTCTCGATAA
- the LOC103865349 gene encoding uncharacterized protein LOC103865349: MTEIPSYTIENPSFEPTKVKKQYNIYSSFLPILLSIFTYILIFYVLDVSPSLIFNNTKILFFVSNALVLIIAADYGAFAERENHDFYGEYTAATRSNTIENYKPENSGYEMGLAEEIKKSKTQEEEVRAKDIPRYLHHKDEEVPEKTLQVVSENIPRSKLIQKHEPTTEHNISNGETCKARKLVNPKPYGRSKSDKASSERHRREIKPRPKSYVRSKSDDSSKWMVVHKGQKKAHEEAEEKWENVREESEEFAKMSNEELNRRVEDFIQRFNRDIKRQSLV; this comes from the coding sequence ATGACAGAAATACCCTCGTACACTATTGAAAACCCTAGTTTCGAGCCTACAAAGGTTAAGAAACAATACAACATATACTCTTCGTTTCTCCCGATCCTCTTATCGATATTCACCTACATTTTGATCTTCTACGTTCTTGACGTCTCTCCTTCATTGATCTTCAACAACACAAAGATCTTGTTCTTTGTTTCCAACGCACTTGTTCTCATCATAGCGGCAGATTACGGTGCATTCGCTGAGAGAGAGAACCACGACTTCTACGGAGAATACACGGCCGCGACGAGAAGCAACACGATAGAAAACTATAAACCGGAAAACTCGGGCTATGAGATGGGTTTGGCGGAAGAAATCAAGAAAAGTAagacacaagaagaagaagtcagagCGAAAGATATACCACGTTACTTGCATCACAAGGACGAGGAAGTTCCTGAGAAAACATTACAAGTCGTAAGCGAGAACATTCCGAGAAGCAAACTTATCCAAAAACACGAGCCAACGACTGAGCACAACATTAGTAATGGAGAAACTTGCAAAGCAAGAAAGCTagtgaaccctaaaccctacggAAGAAGCAAATCTGATAAAGCAAGCTCAGAACGTCATCGTCGAGAGATCAAACCTAGGCCTAAGAGTTACGTTCGAAGCAAGTCTGACGATAGCTCGAAATGGATGGTTGTTCACAAGGGCCAGAAGAAGGCTCATGAGGAGGCGGAGGAGAAGTGGGAGAATGTAAGAGAAGAATCTGAAGAATTCGCGAAGATGTCGAACGAGGAGTTGAACCGACGAGTCGAAGATTTCATTCAACGGTTCAACAGAGATATCAAACGACAAAGTTTAGTCTAA